The following coding sequences are from one Macaca nemestrina isolate mMacNem1 chromosome 1, mMacNem.hap1, whole genome shotgun sequence window:
- the LOC105492986 gene encoding small ribosomal subunit protein eS17-like, with protein sequence MGRVHTQTMKKAVRVIIEKYYTCLGNDCHTDKHVCEEITIISSKKLHNKIAGYVTHLMKWIRREAVRGISIKLQEEEGEKRDNHVPEVSALDQEIIEVDPDAKKMLLDSSIWQSVQPAGQSAYR encoded by the coding sequence ATGGGCCGCGTTCACACCCAAACCATGAAGAAGGCAGTCCGGGTCATCATAGAAAAGTACTACACGTGCCTGGGCAACGACTGCCACACGGACAAGCACGTGTGTGAGGAGATCACCATTATCTCCAGCAAGAAGCTCCACAACAAGATAGCAGGCTATGTCACGCATCTGATGAAGTGGATTCGGAGGGAGGCAGTAAGAGGTATCTCCATCAagctgcaggaggaggagggagaaaaaagagacaatCATGTTCCCGAGGTCTCAGCCCTGGATCAGGAGATCATTGAAGTAGATCCTGATGCTAAGAAAATGCTTTTGGACTCCAGCATTTGGCAGTCTGTCCAACCTGCAGGTCAGTCAGCCTACAGGTGA